One Odocoileus virginianus isolate 20LAN1187 ecotype Illinois unplaced genomic scaffold, Ovbor_1.2 Unplaced_Scaffold_29, whole genome shotgun sequence genomic window carries:
- the LOC110121902 gene encoding olfactory receptor 2W3-like encodes MTNQSCQEGFILLGFSDRPKLEQILFVFVLLFYLVTLVGNVVIILVSRLDPSLHTPMYFFLTNLSFLDLCFTTSSIPQLLFNLGGPDKTISYVGCAIQLFMFLGLGGTECVLLAVMAYDRFTAICKPLHYSVLMHPQLCWKLVSVAWGVGLLNSLVMSPVTMQLPRCGRCRVKHFLCEMPALIKIACVDTVVVESTVFILSVIIVLVPLSLILISYSYIALAVLRMKSAAGRRKAFNTCGSHLTVVSLFYGNIIYMYMQPGNNSSQDQGKFLTLFYNLVTPMLNPVIYTLRNKDVKGALRRFVSRK; translated from the coding sequence ATGACCAACCAGAGTTGCCAGGAAGGCTTCATCTTGTTGGGTTTCTCAGACAGACCCAAGCTAGAGCAGATCCTCTTCGTGTTTGTCCTCCTCTTCTACCTTGTGACTTTGGTGGGCAATGTTGTCATTATCCTGGTTTCCCGCTTAGACCCCAGCCTTCACacgcccatgtacttcttcctcactAACTTGTCCTTCCTAGATCTCTGCTTTACCACCAGTTCTATTCCCCAGCTGCTTTTCAACTTAGGTGGCCCAGACAAGACCATCAGTTATGTGGGCTGTGCCATCCAGCTCTTCATGTTCCTGGGACTGGGTGGCACAGAATGTGTTCTCTTGGCTGTCATGGCTTATGACCGCTTCACTGCAATCTGCAAGCCCCTCCACTATTCTGTCCTCATGCACCCTCAGCTTTGCTGGAAGTTGGTGTCTGTGGCCTGGGGAGTCGGGCTTCTCAACTCCCTGGTTATGTCTCCAGTAACTATGCAACTGCCACGATGTGGGAGATGCAGGGTGAAACATTTTCTATGTGAGATGCCGGCTCTGATAAAAATTGCCTGTGTGGATACAGTAGTTGTAGAGAGCACTGTTTTCATCTTATCAGTGATCATCGTTCTGGTGCCCCTGTCGCTCATCCTCATCTCTTATAGCTACATTGCGCTTGCAGTGCTGAGGATGAAGTCAGCGGCAGGAAGAAGGAAGGCTTTCAACACATGTGGGTCCCATCTCACTGTAGTCTCCTTGTTTTATGGGAATATTATCTATATGTATATGCAACCAGGAAATAATTCATCTCAGGACCAAGGGAAATTCCTTACCCTCTTCTACAACTTGGTGACTCCCATGTTGAACCCCGTCATCTATACACTGAGAAATAAGGATGTAAAGGGTGCACTCAGGAGATTTGTGTCCAGAAAGTAA